A stretch of Treponema vincentii F0403 DNA encodes these proteins:
- a CDS encoding ATP-dependent Clp protease proteolytic subunit, protein MNTFYNAEETSKEKTSDNANDQLMQKFLNTRQIILSGEVNKELAEKVIRQLLILEADSASKPIYVYIDSPGGDVDAGFAIFDMIRFIKPPVYTVGMGLVASAGALILLAAPKNRRLGLPNSHYLIHQPLSGIKGVATDIEIHAKEIEKIRAKINALIAEETGKDVADVAKDTDRDYWLSADEAVNYGLILQVIKTRSDLPKK, encoded by the coding sequence AAACATCAAAAGAAAAAACAAGCGATAACGCAAATGATCAGCTGATGCAGAAGTTCTTGAATACCCGTCAAATTATCTTGTCGGGTGAAGTGAATAAAGAACTGGCGGAAAAGGTTATCCGTCAGCTTTTAATTCTCGAAGCGGATTCCGCTTCAAAACCGATTTATGTGTATATCGACTCTCCGGGCGGTGATGTCGACGCCGGCTTTGCGATTTTTGATATGATCCGGTTTATTAAACCGCCGGTTTATACTGTCGGAATGGGGTTGGTAGCCAGCGCAGGGGCGCTCATCCTTTTAGCGGCGCCGAAGAACCGCCGGCTTGGACTGCCGAACAGTCATTATCTTATTCACCAACCGTTATCCGGCATCAAAGGTGTAGCAACGGATATAGAAATCCATGCAAAAGAAATCGAAAAAATCCGCGCAAAAATTAATGCGCTTATCGCCGAAGAAACCGGTAAGGACGTAGCGGACGTTGCTAAAGATACCGATCGCGACTATTGGCTTTCGGCAGACGAAGCGGTGAATTACGGGCTTATCTTACAAGTCATTAAAACCCGCAGTGACCTTCCCAAAAAATAA
- the lepB gene encoding signal peptidase I: MIACFVCSRALLEHSPKVLDALLALLWFGIVILKPFTVHYLKNKNLQRYFTDIQPVQLKKKMFPLKGKTGGEIIKIILTEVLEWIDAAFYAIFFVLLVNIFVFQVYRIPSESMVPEFMIGDTVIGVKTPSGPAFPLSSFRLPQWKTYKRGDIVILSNPNYPDTPKARLKTFMSQLVYMLTLARVNLNTDDNGKPKADPLVKRVTGLPGEKLMLVDGVLYVKRSGSTEFVPVEEDLLYAHWDLASLPESERRLIKDIYIGAEELRVLEAVESERKELELNDAVRQAESLVNRLSFLKNHKDTAAAADFLQESEYEMTALFRANDAISRKILTTNGGLAWFRNFMTGWIPYWQSSDAQHASLYEKRFAQLNALIKLSFGKIVIRNIELFRANATAEQFINDEVRSSLLQEAQTYAFYLAWTNQRNMNVFPAGADEYIPENAYFMMGDNRFNSTDMRHTTVFKLASVDKNDAQSIRFFSNIEPKYVPAEKILGTTILRVFPFSRFGAL; encoded by the coding sequence ATGATTGCCTGTTTTGTGTGTTCCCGCGCTCTTTTAGAACATTCGCCCAAGGTATTGGATGCCCTCCTCGCGTTGTTATGGTTCGGTATCGTCATTTTAAAGCCTTTTACCGTTCATTATTTAAAAAATAAGAATTTGCAAAGATATTTCACGGATATTCAACCCGTTCAATTGAAGAAAAAAATGTTTCCGCTCAAGGGAAAAACAGGCGGAGAAATAATAAAAATAATTTTAACCGAAGTGCTCGAATGGATTGATGCCGCTTTTTACGCGATTTTCTTTGTTCTATTAGTGAATATCTTTGTCTTTCAAGTATACCGCATCCCGTCGGAATCGATGGTACCTGAGTTTATGATCGGCGATACGGTTATCGGTGTTAAAACCCCTTCGGGGCCTGCGTTTCCGCTTTCTTCTTTTAGGCTTCCTCAGTGGAAAACCTATAAACGGGGCGACATTGTTATCCTTAGTAACCCGAATTATCCCGATACACCCAAGGCTCGGCTGAAAACTTTTATGTCGCAGCTGGTCTATATGCTCACACTTGCGCGGGTGAACCTTAACACCGATGACAACGGTAAACCGAAAGCGGATCCGCTGGTCAAGCGGGTTACCGGACTCCCCGGCGAAAAACTGATGCTTGTCGATGGTGTCCTGTATGTTAAACGCAGTGGTAGCACCGAATTTGTACCGGTAGAAGAAGACCTGCTTTATGCACATTGGGATTTAGCGAGTCTTCCCGAATCGGAACGCCGTTTAATCAAAGATATATACATCGGCGCCGAGGAATTGCGGGTACTGGAAGCGGTTGAGTCGGAACGGAAAGAACTCGAATTAAATGATGCGGTACGGCAAGCAGAATCGTTGGTTAACCGGCTTTCGTTTTTAAAGAATCATAAAGATACGGCTGCAGCTGCGGATTTTTTGCAGGAATCGGAATATGAGATGACCGCACTCTTCCGCGCCAACGATGCAATCAGCCGGAAGATTTTGACAACCAACGGCGGACTCGCATGGTTTCGTAATTTTATGACGGGGTGGATTCCCTATTGGCAAAGTAGCGATGCACAGCATGCTTCTTTATATGAGAAACGGTTTGCGCAATTAAATGCGCTTATTAAACTCTCCTTCGGCAAAATTGTTATCCGCAATATCGAACTGTTCCGGGCAAACGCTACGGCAGAGCAATTCATCAACGATGAGGTGCGGAGCAGCCTTTTACAAGAAGCGCAAACGTATGCATTTTACCTTGCATGGACTAATCAGCGTAATATGAATGTCTTTCCCGCCGGTGCGGACGAGTACATCCCCGAAAACGCCTATTTTATGATGGGCGATAACAGATTTAATTCAACCGATATGCGTCATACCACTGTTTTTAAATTGGCTTCCGTGGATAAAAACGATGCGCAATCCATTCGGTTTTTCAGCAATATCGAACCTAAATATGTCCCTGCGGAAAAAATACTCGGTACAACGATACTACGGGTATTTCCTTTCTCGCGATTTGGAGCTTTATAA